A genomic stretch from Amycolatopsis sp. 195334CR includes:
- a CDS encoding TetR/AcrR family transcriptional regulator produces MTDGRPPRERMVYSAAQLVRARGVAATGVRDVVEHAGAPRGSFQHYFPGGKDQLVGEALLWSAEFAARHAEAYAKARKPTPAGLFAHLAKQWKDEFGRRGFERGCPVMATAADLAGGDSAVVEPLRAALERWELAVAAQLERMDLPRRRARRLATLMISTLEGAIMAARVRRDVAPLTTVVAELAPLLDNAG; encoded by the coding sequence TTGACCGATGGACGACCGCCGCGCGAGCGCATGGTCTACAGCGCGGCCCAGCTGGTCCGGGCGCGCGGCGTCGCCGCGACCGGGGTGCGGGACGTGGTCGAGCACGCCGGCGCGCCCCGGGGCTCGTTCCAGCACTACTTCCCCGGCGGCAAGGACCAGCTCGTCGGGGAAGCACTGCTGTGGTCGGCCGAATTCGCCGCGCGGCACGCCGAGGCGTACGCGAAGGCCCGCAAACCCACGCCCGCCGGGTTGTTCGCGCACCTGGCCAAGCAGTGGAAGGACGAATTCGGCCGCCGCGGCTTCGAACGCGGCTGCCCGGTGATGGCCACGGCCGCCGACCTCGCCGGCGGCGATTCCGCGGTGGTCGAGCCCCTGCGTGCCGCGCTGGAACGCTGGGAACTGGCGGTGGCCGCGCAACTGGAACGCATGGACCTGCCCCGGCGCCGGGCCCGCAGGCTGGCGACGCTGATGATCAGCACGCTGGAAGGCGCGATCATGGCGGCACGCGTGCGCCGGGACGTCGCGCCGCTGACCACCGTGGTCGCCGAACTGGCGCCGCTGCTGGACAACGCCGGGTAG
- a CDS encoding bifunctional serine/threonine-protein kinase/glutamate ABC transporter substrate-binding protein gives MSEEQLVAGRYRLGRTLGEGGMGVVWRARDELLDREVALKELRHTSAFDPADPDPAYRRMLREAMAAAQLRHPGIITVHDVVIDRERPWIVMELVDGPSVAQLVAERGPLPEWQAAAIGRQVAQALAAAHARGIVHRDVKPANILLDGDRAVLTDFGIAAMSGATALTGTGNLIGSPEFMAPERVNGQPAGPPSDLWSLGVTLYFAASGLSPFTGEDLQGALAAVVTREAVPLAQVPSLWPVIAALLRKNPAERPAGAQAIALLGGPPVVPSVPQPGYPPHPVTPPSYPATPTGHPATPPGQPVAPSGHPVTPPGYPATPFEQPVAPPGYPATPFEQPVAPSSHPATPPGHPVASSGHPVSPGYPVGQAPAADPFAPPPGTRPARASRRMRLAIIGVVVFVALAAGGVIWWQTSGEQSQAQSPQTSESAKPQSSAPVTEVDGSPTVDRIQARGTVVIGVKSDQPGLGMQNPADGTRSGFDIEIARIVAGGLGLDDNRIVYQNVESAGRETALRDGTVDFYVGTYAITDKRKEQVSFAGPYLTGGQSLLVRRDETAITGKDTLRGKKVCSVTGSSPLQRIQQLNLTEPENIVALSTYADCVSRLSGGEVDAVTTDDALLKGYAAEDPDVLKVVGEPFDQLAYGIGLAKDDKPLRDKVNDLLQAALDDGRWQSAYDRTLGRSGSSTPKPVLDRY, from the coding sequence ATGTCCGAAGAGCAGCTGGTGGCCGGTCGCTACCGCCTCGGCCGCACCCTCGGCGAGGGTGGCATGGGGGTGGTCTGGCGGGCCAGGGACGAACTGCTCGACCGCGAGGTCGCGCTCAAGGAACTACGGCACACCAGCGCCTTCGACCCGGCGGACCCGGATCCGGCCTACCGCCGGATGCTGCGCGAGGCGATGGCCGCCGCGCAGTTGCGGCACCCCGGGATCATCACCGTGCACGACGTGGTGATCGACCGCGAGCGGCCGTGGATCGTGATGGAGCTGGTCGACGGGCCGTCGGTGGCGCAGCTGGTGGCCGAGCGGGGGCCGCTGCCCGAGTGGCAGGCCGCGGCGATCGGCCGCCAGGTGGCGCAGGCGCTGGCCGCCGCGCACGCGCGGGGCATCGTGCACCGGGACGTCAAACCGGCGAACATCCTGCTCGACGGGGACCGCGCGGTGCTCACCGACTTCGGCATCGCGGCGATGTCCGGGGCCACCGCGCTGACCGGCACCGGGAACCTGATCGGCTCGCCGGAGTTCATGGCGCCGGAGCGGGTCAACGGGCAGCCCGCGGGGCCGCCGAGCGATCTGTGGTCGCTCGGCGTGACGCTGTACTTCGCGGCGAGCGGGCTTTCGCCGTTCACCGGGGAGGACCTGCAGGGGGCGCTGGCCGCGGTGGTGACGCGGGAGGCGGTGCCGCTGGCGCAGGTCCCGTCGCTGTGGCCGGTGATCGCCGCGCTGCTGCGGAAGAACCCGGCGGAACGCCCGGCCGGCGCGCAGGCGATCGCGCTGCTCGGGGGCCCGCCGGTGGTGCCATCGGTGCCGCAGCCCGGCTACCCGCCTCACCCGGTGACGCCGCCCAGCTACCCGGCCACACCGACTGGCCACCCAGCCACGCCGCCCGGCCAGCCAGTGGCACCGTCTGGGCACCCAGTCACGCCACCCGGCTACCCGGCCACACCGTTTGAGCAGCCGGTCGCGCCACCCGGCTACCCGGCCACACCGTTTGAGCAGCCGGTCGCGCCGTCCAGCCACCCAGCCACGCCGCCCGGCCACCCGGTCGCATCGTCCGGCCACCCGGTGTCGCCTGGCTATCCGGTGGGGCAGGCACCAGCGGCCGATCCCTTCGCGCCACCCCCGGGCACGCGGCCCGCCAGAGCCTCCCGGAGGATGCGGCTGGCGATCATCGGGGTGGTGGTGTTCGTGGCGCTCGCCGCGGGCGGGGTCATCTGGTGGCAGACCAGCGGCGAGCAGTCCCAGGCGCAGTCCCCGCAAACCTCCGAATCGGCGAAGCCGCAGTCCTCGGCCCCGGTGACCGAGGTCGACGGATCGCCGACGGTGGACCGGATCCAGGCACGCGGCACGGTCGTCATCGGGGTGAAGAGCGACCAGCCGGGCCTCGGCATGCAGAACCCCGCCGACGGCACCCGCTCCGGCTTCGACATCGAGATCGCCCGGATCGTGGCGGGCGGCCTCGGCCTCGACGACAACCGGATCGTCTACCAGAACGTCGAGTCCGCCGGGCGCGAGACCGCGCTCCGCGACGGGACCGTGGACTTCTACGTCGGCACCTACGCGATCACCGACAAGCGCAAGGAGCAGGTCAGCTTCGCCGGCCCGTACCTCACCGGCGGCCAGTCGCTGCTGGTGCGCCGCGACGAAACCGCCATCACCGGCAAGGACACCCTGCGCGGCAAGAAGGTCTGCTCGGTGACCGGATCCTCCCCGCTGCAGCGGATCCAGCAGCTGAACCTGACCGAACCGGAGAACATCGTCGCGTTGTCCACCTACGCCGACTGCGTGAGCCGCCTGTCCGGCGGCGAGGTCGACGCGGTGACCACCGACGACGCGCTCCTCAAGGGCTACGCCGCCGAGGACCCGGACGTGCTGAAGGTGGTCGGCGAGCCGTTCGACCAGCTGGCCTACGGCATCGGCCTGGCCAAGGACGACAAACCGCTGCGCGACAAGGTGAACGACCTCCTCCAGGCCGCGCTCGACGACGGCCGGTGGCAGAGCGCCTACGACCGCACCCTCGGCCGGTCCGGCTCCTCGACGCCGAAGCCGGTCCTCGACCGGTACTAA
- a CDS encoding sigma-70 family RNA polymerase sigma factor, which translates to MDERDRLAAEFEQHRPRLRGVAYRMLGSLGEADDAVQEAWLRLNRTGGEDIDNLAAWLTTVVARICLNLLRSRENRREEPLDGVDGNAGSADPAEEAALADSVGVALLVVLDLLSPAERLAFVLHDLFAVPFDEIGTLLDKTPAAARQLASRARRRVKGAGTAPADHGRRREVVHAFLAASRGGDFGALVSLLDPNVVLRADAEAGPTRGPLVLRGALQVGKGAIAAGSARAAFSGPALVNGSPGVVLAPYGRLFLVLSFTVENGLITGIDIIAEPERLREVEVAVLGD; encoded by the coding sequence GTGGACGAGCGCGACCGGCTGGCGGCGGAGTTCGAGCAGCACCGCCCGCGGTTGCGCGGGGTGGCCTACCGGATGCTCGGCTCGCTCGGCGAGGCCGACGACGCCGTGCAGGAGGCGTGGCTGCGGCTCAACCGCACCGGTGGCGAGGACATCGACAACCTGGCCGCCTGGCTCACCACCGTGGTCGCGCGGATCTGCCTGAACCTGCTGCGCTCGCGCGAGAATCGGCGCGAGGAACCACTCGACGGGGTGGACGGCAACGCCGGTTCGGCGGATCCGGCCGAGGAGGCGGCACTGGCCGACTCGGTGGGTGTGGCCCTGCTCGTCGTGCTCGACCTGCTCAGCCCGGCCGAACGCCTCGCCTTCGTGCTGCACGACTTGTTCGCCGTGCCGTTCGACGAGATCGGCACCCTGCTCGACAAAACGCCCGCCGCGGCGAGGCAGCTCGCCAGCCGCGCCCGGCGGCGGGTCAAGGGCGCCGGAACAGCCCCTGCCGACCACGGCCGCCGCCGCGAGGTGGTGCACGCCTTCCTGGCCGCGTCCCGGGGTGGCGACTTCGGCGCGCTGGTCTCGTTGCTCGATCCGAACGTGGTGCTGCGCGCCGACGCCGAGGCCGGGCCGACCAGGGGCCCGCTCGTGCTGCGCGGCGCGCTGCAGGTGGGCAAGGGCGCGATCGCCGCGGGCTCGGCACGGGCGGCGTTCTCCGGCCCGGCCCTGGTCAACGGCTCGCCCGGGGTGGTGCTGGCGCCGTACGGCCGGCTGTTCCTGGTGCTCTCGTTCACCGTCGAGAACGGCCTGATCACCGGGATCGACATCATCGCCGAACCGGAGCGGCTGCGCGAGGTCGAAGTCGCGGTGCTCGGGGATTGA
- a CDS encoding LacI family DNA-binding transcriptional regulator, giving the protein MGASLREVAEHAGVSVRTVSNVVNGFRYVADDTRARVQASIDELGYRPNMAARSLRRGRTGLVALVIPEVDSPYFAELAARTVRIAEARGLTVLIDQTDGDAERERRLLRGQRTQLVDGVLFNPWAVSPDELAARTDSVPLVLLGEHDSTAAVDHVAIDNVAAARTATTHLLSTGRRRVAALGLQPQVSNATARRRLRGYREALTEAGLTPVPELEVPVRTLHRADGHRAMLGLLDLAEPPDAVFCFTDELALGALRAAADRGVAVPEDLALAGFDDIEDGRFSVPALTTISPDKHAIAELALDCLTGDSHPPRAIVAPHELIVRGTS; this is encoded by the coding sequence ATGGGCGCGAGCCTGCGGGAGGTGGCCGAGCACGCCGGCGTCTCGGTGCGCACGGTGTCCAACGTGGTCAACGGCTTCCGCTACGTCGCCGACGACACCAGGGCCCGCGTGCAGGCCAGCATCGACGAGCTGGGCTACCGGCCCAACATGGCCGCGCGCTCGCTGCGGCGCGGCCGGACCGGCCTGGTCGCGCTGGTCATCCCCGAGGTCGACTCGCCGTACTTCGCCGAACTGGCCGCGCGCACGGTGCGCATCGCCGAGGCACGCGGGCTGACCGTGCTGATCGACCAGACCGACGGCGACGCCGAGCGCGAGCGCCGCCTGCTGCGCGGCCAGCGCACGCAGCTGGTCGACGGCGTGCTGTTCAACCCCTGGGCGGTCTCCCCCGACGAACTCGCCGCGCGCACCGACTCCGTGCCGCTGGTCCTGCTCGGCGAACACGACAGCACGGCGGCGGTCGACCACGTCGCCATCGACAACGTCGCCGCCGCCCGCACCGCGACCACGCACCTGCTCTCGACCGGCCGCCGCCGGGTGGCCGCGCTCGGCCTGCAGCCGCAGGTCTCGAACGCCACCGCGCGGCGCCGCCTGCGTGGTTACCGGGAAGCGCTGACCGAGGCCGGGCTCACCCCGGTGCCGGAGCTGGAGGTGCCGGTCCGGACGCTGCACCGCGCCGACGGCCACCGCGCCATGCTCGGCCTGCTCGACCTCGCCGAGCCGCCGGACGCGGTGTTCTGCTTCACCGACGAACTCGCGCTCGGCGCGCTGCGGGCGGCCGCCGATCGTGGCGTCGCGGTGCCGGAGGACCTCGCGCTCGCCGGGTTCGACGACATCGAGGACGGGCGGTTCAGCGTGCCCGCGCTGACCACGATCTCCCCGGACAAGCACGCCATCGCCGAACTCGCCCTCGACTGCCTCACCGGCGACTCCCACCCCCCGAGGGCGATCGTCGCCCCGCACGAACTCATCGTCCGCGGCACCAGCTAA
- a CDS encoding NAD(P)-dependent oxidoreductase, producing MDTGFLGLGVMGQPMARNLARAGTPLVVWNRTASRAAPVREAGAVVLGSPAAVFRRAEVVFLMLTDGDAIDAVLRRGAPEFAAMVAGRVVVHMGTTSPEYSRGLGADVRAAGGAYAEAPVSGSRKPAESGQLVGMLAGDPATTARVRPLLAPMCHEVVDCGAAPNGMLMKLSVNLFLITMVTGLAEAVHFADRQGVDLVTLLGVLDAGPMASAVSRMKARKLADRDFAVQAAISDVRYNNELIAAAARSAGIASPLLDVCLDLFRETEARGLGDTDMAAVVSAIEERTALRAARPLPSPPPGPLPSVPGRP from the coding sequence ATGGACACCGGATTTCTCGGGCTCGGCGTGATGGGGCAGCCGATGGCGCGCAACCTGGCGCGCGCGGGCACCCCGCTGGTGGTGTGGAACCGCACGGCCTCGCGCGCCGCGCCGGTGCGTGAAGCGGGTGCGGTGGTCCTCGGCAGCCCGGCCGCGGTGTTCCGCCGGGCGGAGGTGGTGTTCCTGATGCTCACCGACGGCGACGCCATCGACGCGGTGCTGCGCCGGGGCGCACCGGAGTTCGCCGCGATGGTGGCCGGCCGGGTGGTGGTGCACATGGGCACCACGTCACCGGAGTACTCGCGCGGGCTCGGCGCCGACGTCCGCGCGGCCGGTGGTGCCTACGCCGAGGCGCCGGTCTCCGGCTCGCGCAAGCCCGCCGAATCGGGGCAGCTGGTGGGCATGCTCGCCGGTGACCCGGCCACCACGGCCCGCGTCCGGCCGCTGCTGGCGCCGATGTGCCACGAGGTGGTCGACTGCGGTGCCGCGCCGAACGGCATGCTGATGAAGCTGTCGGTGAACCTGTTCCTGATCACCATGGTCACCGGGCTGGCCGAGGCAGTGCACTTCGCCGATCGTCAGGGCGTCGACCTGGTCACGCTGCTGGGCGTGCTGGACGCGGGACCGATGGCGAGTGCGGTGTCGCGGATGAAGGCGCGCAAGCTCGCCGACCGCGATTTCGCCGTGCAGGCGGCGATTTCCGACGTGCGCTACAACAACGAACTGATCGCCGCGGCCGCGCGCTCGGCGGGGATCGCTTCGCCGTTGCTGGACGTCTGCCTCGACCTGTTCCGGGAAACCGAGGCGCGGGGGCTCGGCGACACGGACATGGCGGCGGTGGTCAGCGCGATCGAGGAGCGGACGGCGCTCAGAGCCGCTCGACCGCTTCCTTCGCCTCCACCAGGCCCGCTCCCGTCAGTTCCCGGTAGGCCTTGA
- a CDS encoding phytanoyl-CoA dioxygenase family protein translates to MDEAELAAVTARIEQDGIAGLPGAFERSWVARLGEDVDAAFAEALSREGGAVGRGPNRYYVEIHPEQLRGFTELVTHPWIDAVCAAVLGPDYQIVEVGFDVPLAGAVDQPWHRDFPMPGETRDTGRLTSLAINVTTVDTEEDMGPFEIAPGTHRETGEDFEHGMFPPDTEYPRYRSLATRKYPKMGDISIRSALTIHRGTANVSSKSRPVLVLGVDAPGAGNDERHDTAVTREFWETLPDSLKRHLHCPVVDVLRPITQKHTIEGLVMGASG, encoded by the coding sequence ATGGACGAAGCTGAGCTGGCGGCGGTCACCGCCCGGATCGAGCAGGACGGCATCGCGGGGCTGCCCGGGGCGTTCGAGCGGTCCTGGGTGGCGCGGCTGGGTGAGGATGTGGACGCCGCGTTCGCCGAGGCGCTGTCCCGCGAGGGCGGCGCGGTCGGCCGCGGCCCGAACCGGTACTACGTGGAGATCCACCCCGAGCAGCTGCGCGGGTTCACCGAACTGGTCACGCACCCGTGGATCGACGCGGTGTGCGCGGCGGTGCTCGGACCGGACTACCAGATCGTCGAGGTCGGTTTCGACGTGCCGCTGGCGGGCGCGGTCGACCAGCCGTGGCACCGGGATTTCCCGATGCCGGGGGAAACCCGGGACACCGGCAGGCTCACCTCGCTCGCCATCAATGTGACCACTGTGGACACCGAGGAGGACATGGGGCCGTTCGAGATCGCGCCCGGCACGCACCGGGAAACGGGCGAGGACTTCGAGCACGGCATGTTCCCGCCGGACACCGAGTACCCGCGTTACCGCTCGCTGGCGACGCGGAAGTACCCGAAGATGGGCGACATCTCCATCCGTTCCGCGCTCACCATCCACCGGGGCACGGCGAACGTCTCGTCGAAGTCGCGGCCGGTGCTCGTGCTGGGCGTCGACGCGCCGGGCGCGGGCAACGACGAACGCCACGACACCGCGGTCACCCGGGAGTTCTGGGAAACCCTGCCCGACTCGCTGAAGCGGCACCTGCACTGCCCGGTGGTCGACGTGCTGCGGCCGATCACGCAGAAACACACCATCGAAGGCCTGGTGATGGGCGCTTCCGGGTAA
- a CDS encoding ribosomal protein L7/L12 encodes MDYGWILLAVVVLLLATRLGFTATDTRFDRLDRRLTRIERKLDALLDEQGVTLPEPELDEVRALLDEGKKIKAIKAYRELTGAGLVEAKEAVERL; translated from the coding sequence GTGGACTACGGATGGATCCTGCTGGCCGTGGTCGTCCTGCTGCTCGCGACCAGGCTCGGCTTCACCGCCACCGACACCCGGTTCGACCGGCTGGACCGCCGCCTGACCCGGATCGAACGCAAGCTCGACGCCCTCCTCGACGAGCAGGGCGTCACCCTGCCCGAACCGGAGCTCGACGAGGTGCGCGCCCTGCTCGACGAGGGCAAGAAGATCAAGGCGATCAAGGCCTACCGGGAACTGACGGGAGCGGGCCTGGTGGAGGCGAAGGAAGCGGTCGAGCGGCTCTGA
- a CDS encoding NAD-dependent protein deacetylase, with protein sequence MRTRPTLSWAFTGEPPSRTTSLDEVVECVARRNALVLSGAGLSTESGIPDYRGDGGSLRRHTPMTFDEFTGSVDGRRRYWARSHLGWRTIARAHPNDGHRAVAALQDRGHFSGIITQNVDGLHQAAGARDVVELHGSLDRVICLDCRRTSPREDLDRRLRAANPDFGGEATRINPDGDVELAEEDVRGFQLVACADCGSGVLKPDVVFFGENVPKPRVERCYRMVDAAGALVVLGSSLTVMSGLRFVRHAAKAGKPVLILNLGRTRGDQYSTVRVDLPLGQALTELLTRLG encoded by the coding sequence ATGCGCACCCGACCGACGCTGAGCTGGGCGTTCACCGGCGAACCGCCGTCGCGCACGACCAGCCTCGACGAGGTCGTCGAGTGCGTGGCGCGGCGCAACGCGCTCGTGCTGAGCGGAGCCGGGCTCTCCACCGAGTCCGGCATCCCCGACTACCGCGGCGACGGCGGCAGCCTGCGCCGCCACACCCCGATGACCTTCGACGAGTTCACCGGCAGCGTCGACGGGCGGCGCCGCTACTGGGCCCGCAGCCACCTCGGCTGGCGCACCATCGCCCGCGCCCACCCGAACGACGGCCACCGCGCGGTCGCCGCCCTGCAGGACCGCGGCCACTTCTCCGGCATCATCACGCAGAACGTAGACGGGCTGCACCAGGCCGCCGGCGCGCGCGACGTGGTCGAACTGCACGGCAGTCTGGACCGGGTGATCTGCCTGGACTGCCGCCGCACCAGCCCGCGCGAGGACCTGGACCGGCGGCTGCGGGCGGCCAACCCGGACTTCGGCGGCGAGGCCACCCGGATCAACCCGGACGGCGACGTGGAACTCGCCGAGGAGGACGTCCGCGGCTTCCAGCTCGTCGCCTGCGCGGACTGCGGGTCCGGGGTGCTCAAGCCGGACGTGGTCTTCTTCGGTGAGAACGTGCCCAAACCGCGGGTCGAGCGCTGCTACCGGATGGTCGACGCGGCCGGGGCGCTGGTGGTGCTGGGCTCGTCGCTGACCGTCATGTCCGGCCTGCGGTTCGTCCGGCACGCGGCCAAGGCGGGCAAGCCGGTGCTCATCCTCAACCTCGGCCGGACCCGCGGCGACCAGTACTCGACCGTGCGCGTCGACCTCCCGCTCGGCCAGGCGCTCACCGAACTGCTCACCCGGCTCGGCTGA
- a CDS encoding helix-turn-helix domain-containing protein, giving the protein MTRGDLFDPACPTRQLLDRIGSKWTSMVIKLLAEADPAELRFSELQRRMPGVSQKMLSVTLRALSDDGLVTRRVEGAVPPRVHYGLTELGRSLEVPLAALREWAEAHMAEIDAAAGRVG; this is encoded by the coding sequence GTGACCCGTGGCGATCTGTTCGATCCCGCGTGCCCGACCAGGCAGCTGCTCGACCGCATCGGTTCGAAGTGGACCTCGATGGTGATCAAGCTGCTGGCCGAGGCCGATCCGGCCGAACTGCGGTTCTCCGAACTGCAGCGGCGGATGCCCGGGGTGTCGCAGAAGATGCTGTCGGTCACCCTGCGGGCGCTGTCCGACGACGGCCTGGTCACCCGCCGCGTCGAGGGCGCCGTACCGCCGCGAGTGCACTATGGACTGACCGAACTCGGGCGCTCGCTGGAGGTTCCGCTGGCCGCGCTCCGGGAATGGGCCGAGGCGCACATGGCCGAAATCGACGCGGCGGCCGGGCGCGTGGGCTAG
- a CDS encoding alpha/beta fold hydrolase encodes MVVLERRVDTGTTELNVAVADGPGSAVLLLHGWPHTWRVWSKVLPALAAEHRVIAPDLRGQGGSRPESSGYEPVSLARDLVGLLDALGEESASVVALDAGVHAAVALALTEPARVERLVVMEALLTAEAPPWWFGFHAVPGLAERVLPGHEAEYVDHFLRIGSEREGAVPQDIRDSFVEAYTGEAALRRGFEHYRHRHLPLPPGKLTMSVLAIGGNVVGERLHRQLGELAEDLTGHRIDAGHILPLDAPEELLDLLAPFLR; translated from the coding sequence ATGGTGGTCCTCGAACGGCGGGTGGACACCGGCACGACCGAACTCAACGTGGCCGTCGCGGATGGCCCCGGCTCGGCGGTCCTGTTGCTGCACGGCTGGCCGCACACCTGGCGGGTGTGGTCGAAGGTGCTGCCCGCGCTGGCCGCGGAGCACCGGGTGATCGCGCCTGACCTGCGCGGACAGGGTGGCAGCCGTCCCGAGTCGAGTGGTTATGAGCCCGTCTCGCTCGCTCGTGATCTCGTCGGTCTGCTCGACGCGCTCGGCGAGGAGTCAGCCTCGGTGGTCGCGCTCGATGCCGGAGTGCACGCGGCGGTCGCGCTCGCGCTGACCGAACCGGCGCGCGTCGAGCGGCTCGTGGTGATGGAGGCGTTGCTGACCGCCGAAGCGCCTCCGTGGTGGTTCGGCTTCCACGCGGTGCCGGGCCTGGCCGAACGCGTGCTGCCCGGGCACGAGGCCGAGTATGTCGACCACTTCCTGCGGATCGGTAGCGAGCGCGAAGGTGCTGTGCCGCAGGACATCCGGGATTCCTTTGTGGAGGCGTACACCGGGGAGGCGGCCCTGCGGCGGGGGTTCGAGCACTACCGCCACCGGCACCTGCCGCTGCCGCCGGGCAAGCTCACCATGTCGGTGCTGGCGATCGGCGGGAACGTGGTGGGGGAGCGGCTGCACCGGCAGTTGGGTGAACTCGCCGAGGACCTGACCGGGCACCGCATCGATGCGGGCCACATCCTGCCGCTGGACGCGCCGGAGGAACTACTCGATTTGCTGGCCCCTTTCCTGCGCTGA